A region from the Mesomycoplasma hyopneumoniae J genome encodes:
- a CDS encoding ABC transporter ATP-binding protein, whose amino-acid sequence MEDKKRFYLEKNSYFFGKIVKNIYRALTPGIEKMLEFKGKSPIVSFRNVDITYGSGSRKNKVIHDISFNIYEGEVLSFVGESGSGKSTTGSALAGLVPRSFGQIVINGFELPKNIRKIKAKILGKLVSNVQMIFQDPLSSLNPYKNIYDVITEGLVNLEQRQKGSTKILFSQHYYQNTFESLVSALKKQKISPEIIQQINNNFYKNTKDIPVENLFKTLINYLEKLRVIETKIIDYIQKKSLFLQDFLKKPLKDITYKYVIDMLASVGLDSSVLSRYPLEFSGGQQQRIGICRALLLRPKILVADEPISALDVSIQAQIINIFKDLKEKYNLTIFFISHDLRMVEYISDRIAVIYRGRILEIGPSKEIIKNFLHPYTKSLIESIPTIESKRGSLAGYVYDPKIHQYDEKNQPQWINLGNNHYILATFAELKRWKLGDYNYEKI is encoded by the coding sequence ATGGAAGATAAAAAAAGATTTTACCTAGAAAAAAATAGTTATTTTTTTGGCAAGATAGTAAAAAATATTTACCGCGCCCTTACACCCGGTATTGAAAAAATGCTTGAATTTAAAGGCAAATCACCAATTGTCAGCTTTCGAAATGTTGATATTACCTATGGAAGTGGTTCAAGAAAAAACAAAGTAATTCATGATATTAGTTTTAATATTTATGAAGGTGAAGTTCTATCCTTTGTTGGTGAATCTGGTTCTGGAAAATCAACAACAGGTTCAGCACTTGCGGGTTTAGTTCCCCGTAGTTTTGGTCAAATTGTAATTAACGGATTTGAGCTACCAAAAAATATCCGGAAAATAAAGGCAAAAATTCTTGGAAAACTAGTCTCAAATGTGCAAATGATTTTTCAAGATCCATTATCTTCATTAAATCCTTATAAAAATATTTATGATGTAATTACAGAAGGTCTTGTAAATTTAGAACAACGCCAAAAAGGTTCAACGAAAATTTTATTTTCACAACATTATTACCAAAATACATTTGAATCTTTAGTTTCTGCCCTTAAAAAGCAAAAAATTTCTCCAGAAATTATCCAGCAAATTAATAATAATTTCTATAAAAATACAAAGGACATTCCTGTTGAAAATTTGTTTAAAACTCTAATAAATTACCTTGAAAAACTAAGAGTTATCGAGACTAAAATTATTGACTATATTCAAAAAAAGTCTTTATTTTTACAGGATTTTTTAAAAAAACCACTAAAAGATATTACCTATAAATATGTTATTGACATGTTAGCCTCTGTTGGACTTGATAGCTCAGTTTTATCCCGTTATCCACTTGAATTCTCAGGGGGTCAACAACAAAGAATTGGAATTTGCCGGGCTTTATTATTAAGACCAAAAATTCTTGTTGCCGATGAACCAATTTCAGCTCTTGATGTTTCAATTCAAGCACAAATTATTAATATTTTTAAGGATTTAAAAGAAAAATATAACCTGACAATCTTTTTTATTTCCCATGATCTACGAATGGTTGAATATATCTCTGATCGAATTGCGGTAATTTATCGGGGAAGAATTTTAGAAATTGGGCCTTCAAAGGAAATAATTAAAAATTTTTTGCATCCTTATACAAAATCATTAATTGAATCAATTCCAACAATTGAATCAAAACGAGGATCGCTTGCTGGTTATGTCTATGATCCAAAAATACATCAATATGATGAAAAAAATCAACCTCAATGAATTAATTTAGGAAATAATCACTATATTTTAGCAACTTTTGCCGAACTAAAAAGGTGAAAATTAGGAGACTATAATTATGAAAAAATCTAA
- a CDS encoding ABC transporter substrate-binding protein, producing the protein MKKIKKLLILNTFFPISLLSLVSCKSALEKNRQDFDFGVATPTVNTLNYIKNNSAHDILNSLVESFVKPGPSASKSYGAKLNLPGISFELYKTSLPSSSGNEIMENPALISTAASSYQISDFGMTAGVVSPSNGGGKSFIGIQNESQSIVSTTIFLNQGASKWSNKQPVVAQNFIDYILYVLNINVASPNLVKTLSLNIKNAQQINSLQQDYVSKFGSPYRNPFGQKSYKKDAKTGKVSLDFDQKVFQSQNKGDQDFVDQFQKLASGFGMYTGQIFEQMTNKEVVELVQANLSLNPDFNYKSKEIYVIENGKKTTIKLTRNPFLDPSQVFDGPNLVPRYDFLPGDEYGLRIQFEDSGAKKFINLFQQIIRPESLRPINREFVEINAGGIDNFGTDLSKFMTNGPFDITEINWGSQGSMILEKNQSYYSADKTIPSKIKIFFAEQPELLSSLFLDGYIAKTKIPTTFQSKFWSENKTRQYMQKLTGYGTIGIQLNLDNVKKGQSWLQDPDLRRAILYGINRVDLLNLYGLDHSFAQTTWSNFDGILTARGYPLETFLGDRKYKSEFKGKDGKELEFPVLAQNYKKHLAKSVWFEAVPRKDEIYNPQVAKFFLDRFRKKYPKVAKVSLNFIYKDDNEEKVATGLQDILSPNTNNFIQIEPVRLPDGIYQQRIAKGEFDFTMKNFDFFNIGSAQPHSYIKAFFNSDEISPRDNKFSGLESNPAASLTYWKMWNSLTKEEKNALVKRLEISPIYLAKFEELITRKIKLDNQKNPIFKEVFLNKELKDKALDINQKPILIPEYEESLDQYNARIDAFFNGLFSEQEKKEGWTQNKVFDFIVIFEKIIREFVPIIPIMEVDTYWIINRIRAGDSNSFQFAFDVENIKVNYLSPEDGKE; encoded by the coding sequence ATGAAAAAAATAAAAAAACTTTTAATTTTAAACACTTTTTTTCCAATTTCGCTGCTTTCATTAGTTTCTTGTAAAAGCGCCCTTGAAAAAAATCGGCAAGATTTTGACTTTGGTGTTGCAACTCCGACAGTTAATACACTAAATTATATAAAGAATAATTCAGCTCATGATATTTTAAATTCACTTGTTGAATCATTTGTAAAACCTGGGCCTTCGGCTTCTAAATCTTATGGAGCAAAACTAAATCTGCCCGGAATTTCTTTTGAATTATATAAAACAAGTCTTCCTTCTTCAAGTGGAAATGAAATTATGGAAAATCCTGCTTTGATCTCAACAGCTGCATCTTCTTATCAAATTAGTGATTTTGGAATGACTGCGGGGGTAGTTTCTCCTTCAAATGGCGGAGGTAAATCCTTTATTGGAATTCAGAATGAGAGTCAATCAATTGTTTCAACAACAATTTTTTTAAATCAAGGGGCCTCAAAATGATCAAATAAACAACCTGTGGTTGCCCAAAATTTTATTGATTATATTCTTTATGTGCTAAATATTAATGTTGCCTCCCCAAATTTAGTTAAAACTTTATCGCTAAATATCAAAAATGCCCAACAAATTAACTCGCTTCAACAAGATTATGTCTCAAAATTTGGAAGTCCTTATCGTAATCCTTTTGGTCAAAAAAGTTATAAAAAAGATGCAAAAACTGGGAAAGTCAGTCTTGATTTTGACCAAAAAGTTTTCCAGTCACAAAATAAAGGTGATCAAGATTTTGTCGATCAATTTCAGAAACTTGCAAGTGGCTTTGGAATGTATACAGGTCAAATTTTTGAGCAGATGACAAATAAAGAAGTAGTCGAACTTGTTCAGGCAAACTTATCACTAAATCCAGATTTTAACTATAAATCCAAAGAAATTTATGTAATTGAAAATGGTAAAAAAACTACGATAAAACTTACAAGAAATCCATTTTTAGATCCAAGCCAAGTTTTTGATGGCCCAAATTTAGTCCCAAGATATGATTTTTTACCTGGTGATGAATATGGACTTCGAATCCAATTTGAAGACTCAGGTGCCAAAAAATTTATTAATTTATTCCAGCAAATTATCAGACCTGAATCCCTAAGACCGATTAATCGTGAATTTGTTGAGATTAATGCCGGGGGAATTGATAATTTTGGAACTGATCTTTCAAAATTTATGACAAATGGCCCCTTTGATATCACCGAGATCAACTGGGGTTCCCAAGGTTCAATGATTCTTGAAAAAAATCAAAGTTATTATTCGGCTGATAAAACAATTCCAAGTAAAATTAAAATATTTTTTGCCGAACAGCCCGAACTTCTTTCTTCACTTTTTTTAGATGGGTATATCGCCAAAACAAAAATTCCAACTACTTTTCAATCAAAATTTTGATCTGAAAACAAAACAAGACAGTATATGCAAAAATTAACCGGTTATGGGACGATTGGAATTCAACTAAACCTTGATAATGTTAAAAAAGGACAGTCCTGATTACAAGATCCAGATCTTAGAAGAGCAATTTTATATGGGATTAATAGGGTTGATCTTTTGAATTTATACGGCCTTGATCATTCTTTTGCCCAAACTACTTGGTCAAATTTTGACGGGATTCTAACCGCTCGGGGTTATCCACTTGAGACTTTCTTAGGAGATCGAAAATATAAATCTGAGTTTAAAGGAAAAGATGGTAAAGAGCTTGAATTTCCTGTTTTAGCCCAGAATTATAAAAAACATTTAGCAAAAAGTGTATGATTTGAGGCTGTTCCAAGAAAAGATGAAATTTATAATCCTCAAGTTGCAAAGTTTTTCCTTGATCGGTTTAGGAAAAAATACCCAAAAGTTGCTAAGGTTAGTCTAAATTTTATTTATAAAGATGATAATGAAGAAAAAGTTGCCACTGGTCTTCAAGATATTCTTTCGCCAAATACAAATAATTTTATCCAGATTGAACCAGTAAGACTTCCTGATGGGATTTATCAACAACGGATTGCTAAAGGTGAATTTGATTTTACAATGAAAAATTTTGACTTTTTCAACATCGGAAGTGCCCAACCCCATTCTTATATTAAAGCTTTTTTTAATTCTGATGAGATTTCTCCCCGCGATAATAAGTTTTCCGGACTTGAGTCAAATCCAGCCGCTTCACTTACTTATTGGAAAATGTGGAACTCACTTACAAAAGAGGAGAAAAATGCTTTAGTAAAAAGGCTTGAAATTTCTCCTATTTATCTTGCAAAATTTGAGGAGTTAATTACAAGAAAAATTAAGCTAGATAATCAAAAAAATCCGATTTTTAAAGAGGTTTTTCTAAATAAAGAACTAAAAGACAAAGCACTAGATATTAATCAAAAGCCAATTTTAATACCGGAATATGAAGAAAGTCTTGATCAATATAATGCTCGGATTGATGCTTTTTTTAATGGTCTTTTTAGTGAACAAGAGAAAAAAGAGGGTTGGACCCAAAATAAGGTTTTTGATTTTATAGTTATTTTTGAAAAAATTATCCGCGAATTTGTTCCAATTATCCCAATTATGGAGGTTGATACTTACTGAATTATTAACCGAATTCGTGCAGGCGATAGTAACTCTTTCCAATTTGCATTTGATGTTGAAAACATCAAAGTTAATTATCTAAGTCCTGAAGATGGTAAAGAATAG
- a CDS encoding PDxFFG protein, which yields MKKSNILLSYLLAGGILAGASAGIMGGIKIYSENNELGVYDIDVQSDEKVDIKDDQLVYANFKNAQGQTVAAFENLKDPKTILLDPKVKSEKRRFNEVEFADWFADNYNRQTPIFELKIGSMRFVNEYWDSLLPSEFIKYAQWFNKNVAWGPDAITLEHFALKKGVTRSGNNLLLGQHATERKEVTKIEFYPDSFFGSFPIYSALTGKGNSDDNLTYKIFHNPISKESLDKYFESIPTQQVLANYDKSKVSAGIPAIDLVENEDIYFYDLVKILKKSFPQNKEIQDKLAKITNEENFFVFADPKQNLDQVKKKFELAILMLADEKDIQLPQNFQLIFPEDFTKTRKIKWIRSALSPFNQQIKHDANNIPQGVFLLKLEDLMSENPSKQPKDLQNQAQKPTQTSDQGKKPQVQQPNQSQAQTKDFRFSINQQMKANRVALIVGELTTKIHQKAEKIAKEGFFDLYNINHPVGKIIAIYQNSPENRLFLPVDSKNPALEAENEFITQFDASKFSTYEIKTAKKLSNYKLEIELVDQKDKKSIKKIIFDLDPKGKNYQSQLEEFSSFKIAIDWKNRAIPRVIQEIETLKDGKSTTVYQLYAEVFDGLIDKVLNHRKTNGEKLVGTYIISEVDPKTGLKTYQTKQGSFIGYSQSSRIPYISLLKASSPFFKTTGINYLKYVGAHEYGHHQTLNYAQDISDPDSSIILDAISTNTGIGLQSFYNLDVLRKYLHARSSGLDLRKAGPSLEAQKNGIYPNFTFNRDNKFESEVDIYGSNENDEVDSLLTNKSRRFLQTIDGLKTAADLRKLKLYDLFLLNSIDPESATINPSIKDSAKFFRNDWQTIEDQSKKGFINSTESKSLFGNSLTDAAGNLLEFDEKGKLIVAEFKESEDKRTFSDLKVKVFFANGRPAIDSTIFTKPNSLSELKAKIAEIQKAFSDNVVSNFDNNGWDTKAEGFSRFLPSNPFFAKSLSAILANNAEKEAFYGTKIADNPSKLEISVELPSSVFDPSQILSIVKRYIKDEEAIKLGEKLVQDSKGKLDFPTFLSILNKEELTNGNSSAITKLFEKIFLTPITEKKDLYTDLRNITYFRDSLVGKIDLAVEFIQNIYNIYFEWLQNQSLGINQALNTPKPNTTPDRKALVLKSYWNFVVSDQIWNNLDKIFIIKGEKNPEKIPSRFFSAIRNFHRLTPNVYDKNFVNLTQGAVFASSHLGKLISINGNEYYQNPKYDFLATVTSGGKNYLVLDHSEFDVKIRSLMRRWISPLGNLLKFDKVLLEDKNTNPKLNPFFGIAQDFKFKIGPDQKIDTSKIYLDAWDKTLFGFDYNNNYFGFQNEQKETVFSSISDFIEFISIDPFALRVTKNGEDFIRNWSLDYVNSKFDLYRYAFDRLQKEKFVLKSSTNNQLTWKKELKSTEIIGKLLANFEISSEKLLENLQKYANFLMEAFDKSTLNLLLKNSKIENKNIDPLFLSSIGFMGFKNYARKVDENSLPATKFGKLTNLDRIKTPETTWLTFSTFLKENSLVFDNEDFVNDDLNNSNKSLVYKWILNFLEDKKIEFKDLDLFRLQYLVGTKTFADYTQEDGLIKQIQRMDVDLGLSWLRSKNLARFETRADDFFSNYVYSFPESLTRDFVQIHYSPSTEELDNISPLFKKMTEANTGNEYFVDGIYTRKWIKNFIPAFDISQAYAQNLISRFSNFFLTSFVITRNNENLEKLYQNLLKAFKNAQSKNLYQKFNDLSSQQEAEIKKIIGSQEIPSKFIDKVLQEIENVDKINEISSKINRQKADLFSELTIEVNRIMQDYQGELGNYKNYHNLNIQPVVGNKTWINGYINKNVLTNNGFFKDRFQRKVLNWELYDDNLESVKDPNIRIKNLNGEKVDNRAEAFWYYSLKTQGVGQRSVSGIWRDSKHDKVAFWGFFKSQDANKAHFLTLEDESTGQKFYIQLATKGTNNIFYLKKQADLSSKWTLENEGYKSWVSAWSIIGEFKNALLRPGVSGIKRFRIYFSDQKRQEIKGLFTLGNTKFIAENGKNYQTAPTYIEKTAKGNYLVIRPQFK from the coding sequence ATGAAAAAATCTAATATTTTGCTTAGTTATTTATTAGCAGGCGGAATTCTTGCTGGGGCTTCAGCCGGAATTATGGGTGGAATTAAAATCTATTCAGAAAATAATGAACTAGGTGTCTATGATATTGATGTCCAATCAGATGAAAAAGTTGATATTAAAGATGATCAACTAGTCTATGCAAATTTTAAAAATGCCCAGGGCCAAACAGTTGCTGCTTTTGAGAATCTAAAAGATCCAAAAACAATTTTACTTGATCCTAAAGTAAAATCTGAAAAAAGACGGTTTAATGAAGTCGAATTTGCCGATTGGTTTGCCGATAATTATAATCGGCAAACACCAATTTTTGAACTAAAAATTGGATCAATGCGTTTTGTTAATGAATATTGAGATTCACTTTTACCTTCAGAATTTATCAAATATGCCCAATGATTTAACAAAAATGTTGCTTGAGGACCAGATGCAATTACTCTTGAACATTTTGCCTTAAAAAAAGGGGTTACAAGATCTGGGAATAATTTATTATTAGGACAACATGCAACTGAAAGAAAAGAAGTGACAAAAATTGAGTTCTATCCTGATTCATTTTTTGGTTCTTTTCCAATTTATTCAGCCCTTACTGGAAAAGGAAATAGCGATGATAATCTAACTTATAAAATTTTTCATAATCCAATTTCAAAAGAATCACTTGATAAGTATTTTGAATCAATTCCAACTCAGCAAGTTTTAGCAAATTATGATAAATCCAAAGTAAGTGCCGGAATTCCGGCAATTGATTTAGTCGAAAATGAAGATATTTATTTTTATGATTTAGTAAAAATTCTTAAAAAATCTTTTCCACAAAACAAAGAGATTCAAGATAAATTAGCCAAAATTACAAATGAGGAAAATTTTTTTGTCTTTGCCGATCCAAAGCAAAATCTTGATCAAGTCAAGAAAAAATTTGAATTAGCAATTCTAATGCTTGCCGATGAAAAGGATATCCAATTACCGCAGAATTTTCAACTTATTTTCCCAGAAGATTTTACAAAAACTCGGAAAATTAAGTGAATTCGAAGCGCATTATCTCCCTTCAATCAACAAATAAAACATGATGCAAATAATATTCCCCAAGGTGTTTTTTTACTTAAACTTGAAGATTTAATGTCAGAAAATCCTTCTAAACAACCAAAAGATCTTCAAAATCAAGCACAAAAACCAACACAAACTAGTGATCAAGGAAAAAAACCACAAGTTCAGCAACCAAATCAAAGCCAAGCTCAAACAAAAGATTTCCGCTTTTCAATAAATCAGCAAATGAAAGCGAATCGTGTTGCCCTCATAGTTGGGGAATTAACAACGAAAATTCACCAAAAAGCTGAAAAAATTGCAAAAGAAGGGTTTTTTGATCTTTATAATATTAATCATCCTGTTGGAAAAATAATTGCAATTTACCAAAATAGTCCAGAAAATCGCTTATTTTTGCCAGTTGATTCCAAAAATCCAGCCTTAGAAGCCGAAAATGAATTTATAACCCAATTTGATGCAAGTAAATTTTCCACCTATGAAATAAAAACAGCAAAAAAATTATCAAATTATAAATTAGAAATTGAACTTGTTGACCAAAAAGATAAAAAGTCAATTAAAAAAATTATTTTTGACCTTGATCCAAAAGGTAAAAATTATCAAAGTCAACTTGAAGAATTTAGTAGTTTTAAAATTGCAATTGACTGGAAAAACCGGGCAATTCCAAGAGTTATTCAGGAAATTGAAACTTTAAAAGACGGTAAATCAACAACTGTTTATCAACTTTATGCTGAAGTTTTTGATGGACTAATTGATAAAGTTCTAAACCATCGAAAAACTAATGGTGAAAAACTTGTCGGAACTTATATTATATCAGAAGTTGATCCAAAAACAGGACTAAAAACCTATCAAACAAAACAAGGTAGTTTTATTGGATATTCCCAATCATCCCGAATTCCTTATATTTCCCTTTTAAAAGCCTCCTCGCCATTTTTTAAAACTACGGGAATTAACTACCTTAAATATGTAGGCGCTCATGAATATGGTCATCACCAAACACTAAATTATGCCCAGGATATTTCCGATCCAGATTCAAGTATTATTCTTGATGCGATCTCAACAAATACCGGGATTGGTTTGCAATCTTTTTATAATTTAGATGTTCTAAGAAAATATCTCCATGCACGTTCTTCGGGTCTAGACTTAAGAAAAGCAGGGCCGAGTTTAGAAGCGCAAAAAAATGGAATTTATCCAAATTTTACTTTTAATCGCGATAATAAATTTGAAAGTGAAGTCGATATTTATGGATCAAATGAAAATGATGAGGTTGATTCATTATTAACTAATAAATCTCGGCGTTTTTTGCAGACAATTGATGGTCTAAAAACCGCGGCTGACTTAAGAAAGTTAAAATTATACGATCTTTTCCTTTTAAATTCAATTGATCCAGAATCTGCAACTATTAATCCTTCAATTAAAGATTCAGCAAAATTTTTTAGAAATGACTGGCAGACAATCGAGGATCAAAGTAAAAAAGGATTTATAAATTCTACTGAATCCAAAAGTTTATTTGGAAATTCATTAACAGATGCAGCAGGAAACTTACTTGAATTTGATGAAAAAGGTAAATTAATCGTTGCCGAATTTAAGGAATCTGAGGATAAAAGAACCTTCAGTGATCTTAAAGTAAAAGTGTTTTTTGCAAATGGAAGACCAGCAATTGATTCGACAATTTTTACAAAACCAAACAGCCTTAGTGAATTAAAAGCAAAAATTGCTGAGATTCAAAAAGCATTTTCTGATAATGTTGTTTCTAACTTCGACAATAATGGCTGAGATACAAAAGCCGAAGGATTCTCCCGTTTTCTTCCTTCTAATCCTTTTTTTGCTAAATCACTTAGTGCAATTTTAGCAAATAATGCCGAAAAAGAAGCATTTTATGGGACAAAAATTGCCGATAATCCATCTAAATTAGAAATTAGTGTTGAACTTCCTAGTTCAGTTTTTGATCCTAGTCAAATTCTTAGTATTGTAAAAAGGTATATAAAAGATGAAGAAGCAATTAAATTAGGTGAAAAATTAGTTCAAGATAGTAAAGGCAAATTAGATTTTCCTACTTTTCTTTCAATTTTAAATAAAGAAGAACTTACTAATGGTAATTCTTCAGCAATAACCAAATTATTTGAAAAAATTTTTCTAACTCCGATAACAGAGAAAAAAGATTTATATACCGATCTTAGAAATATCACCTATTTCCGTGATTCTTTAGTTGGAAAAATTGATTTAGCTGTTGAATTTATTCAAAATATTTATAATATTTATTTTGAATGACTCCAAAATCAAAGCCTCGGGATAAATCAGGCCCTAAATACTCCAAAACCAAATACTACCCCGGATAGAAAAGCTCTTGTTTTAAAAAGTTACTGAAACTTTGTAGTTTCTGACCAGATTTGGAATAATTTAGACAAAATTTTTATTATCAAAGGTGAAAAAAATCCTGAAAAAATACCTTCTCGGTTTTTTTCTGCAATCCGAAATTTCCATCGATTAACACCGAATGTTTATGATAAAAATTTTGTTAACTTAACACAGGGGGCAGTTTTCGCTTCAAGTCACCTTGGAAAATTAATTTCAATTAATGGAAATGAATATTATCAAAATCCAAAATATGACTTTCTTGCTACAGTTACAAGTGGGGGAAAAAATTATCTTGTCCTTGATCATTCAGAATTTGATGTAAAAATTCGATCTTTAATGCGAAGATGAATTTCGCCACTTGGGAATTTGCTTAAATTTGATAAGGTTTTACTTGAGGATAAAAATACAAATCCGAAATTAAATCCATTTTTTGGAATTGCTCAGGATTTTAAATTTAAAATAGGTCCAGATCAAAAAATTGATACTTCAAAAATTTATTTAGATGCCTGGGATAAAACGCTTTTTGGTTTTGATTATAATAATAATTATTTTGGATTTCAAAATGAACAAAAAGAAACTGTATTTTCAAGTATTTCTGATTTTATTGAGTTTATCTCAATTGATCCTTTCGCCCTTAGAGTAACAAAAAATGGCGAAGATTTTATCCGAAATTGAAGTCTTGATTATGTAAATTCTAAATTTGATTTATATAGATATGCTTTTGATAGGCTTCAAAAAGAAAAATTTGTTCTAAAATCTAGCACAAATAATCAACTTACCTGGAAAAAGGAGCTAAAATCTACAGAAATTATTGGAAAACTTTTAGCTAATTTTGAAATTAGCTCTGAAAAATTATTAGAAAATTTACAAAAATATGCAAATTTTCTAATGGAAGCTTTCGATAAATCAACGCTTAATTTGTTACTTAAAAATTCTAAAATTGAAAACAAAAATATTGATCCTTTATTTTTATCTTCAATTGGATTTATGGGATTTAAAAATTATGCCCGTAAAGTTGATGAAAATTCATTACCAGCAACAAAATTTGGTAAATTAACAAATCTTGATAGAATTAAAACACCTGAGACAACTTGGTTGACTTTTTCAACTTTCCTAAAAGAAAATTCACTTGTTTTCGATAATGAAGATTTTGTTAATGATGATCTTAATAATTCAAATAAATCACTTGTATATAAATGGATTTTAAATTTCTTAGAGGATAAAAAAATTGAATTTAAAGATCTTGATTTATTTAGATTACAATATCTAGTCGGAACAAAAACCTTTGCTGATTATACACAGGAAGATGGTCTTATTAAACAAATCCAAAGAATGGATGTCGATCTTGGACTTTCTTGGCTAAGATCGAAAAATTTAGCAAGATTTGAAACTCGTGCCGATGATTTCTTCTCTAATTATGTCTATTCTTTCCCTGAATCTCTAACTCGTGATTTTGTCCAAATTCATTATTCGCCAAGTACCGAGGAACTTGATAATATCTCCCCATTATTTAAAAAAATGACGGAAGCAAATACTGGAAATGAGTATTTTGTTGATGGAATTTATACAAGAAAATGAATAAAAAATTTCATTCCGGCCTTTGATATTTCCCAGGCCTATGCCCAAAATTTAATTTCCCGGTTTAGCAATTTCTTCCTTACAAGTTTTGTAATAACAAGAAACAACGAGAATCTTGAAAAATTATATCAAAATTTACTAAAAGCATTTAAAAATGCCCAAAGTAAAAATTTATATCAAAAATTCAATGACTTATCCAGTCAGCAAGAAGCTGAAATTAAGAAAATTATTGGATCTCAAGAAATTCCGTCTAAATTCATTGATAAAGTTCTCCAAGAAATTGAAAACGTAGACAAAATCAATGAGATCTCCAGTAAAATCAATAGGCAAAAAGCCGATCTTTTCAGCGAACTAACAATTGAAGTTAACCGAATTATGCAAGATTATCAAGGCGAACTTGGAAATTATAAAAATTATCATAATCTTAATATTCAGCCAGTTGTCGGAAATAAAACCTGAATAAACGGCTATATTAATAAAAATGTCTTAACAAATAACGGGTTTTTCAAAGATCGTTTCCAAAGAAAAGTACTTAATTGAGAATTATATGATGATAATTTAGAGTCGGTAAAAGATCCAAATATTCGAATTAAAAATCTAAATGGAGAAAAAGTCGATAATCGTGCCGAGGCATTTTGGTATTATTCTCTTAAAACTCAAGGTGTAGGCCAAAGATCAGTTTCGGGAATCTGGCGGGATTCAAAACATGATAAGGTTGCTTTTTGGGGATTCTTTAAATCTCAAGATGCAAATAAGGCCCATTTTCTAACATTAGAAGATGAATCTACTGGTCAAAAATTCTACATTCAACTAGCTACAAAAGGGACAAACAATATTTTTTATCTAAAAAAACAAGCAGATCTTAGCTCTAAATGAACGCTTGAAAATGAAGGTTATAAATCCTGAGTTTCAGCTTGGTCAATTATTGGGGAGTTTAAAAATGCCCTTTTAAGACCCGGTGTTTCTGGAATTAAAAGATTTAGAATTTATTTCTCTGATCAAAAAAGACAAGAAATTAAAGGATTATTTACTTTAGGTAATACAAAATTCATCGCCGAAAATGGAAAAAACTATCAAACAGCACCAACTTATATTGAAAAAACCGCAAAAGGTAACTATTTGGTAATAAGGCCACAATTTAAATAA